GAAGCGCTCAGTTGGAGGAAAGATGCCCAAACAGATGGACAGGAGGATCCAGCCACGGTAGAAGCTACCGCGGTTTGAGTTCTCCTGGAGCTGCTTACAGATCTGGCAGTAGATTTCATCCCTAACAATGAAAGATATTAAGGActtcacagcagaaacatctgacCAGTAAGCAATGGATTACTTAAGGTTTTAAATAACAACCTGAGGTCACGTCTGACAATGGCATAGCCAACAATGATATGCAACTTTTCAAGAGATGTCATTGGCCGGTCTAGGGTGAGTCCGTCTGTGTTCATTTCATCTTCTTCACTAATGGTTTGCACAGTGGGTTGTTTGAGAACGTCAGACCCATCCTCTGCCTTTACATGAAGAGTTAATGggtgaagattaaaaatcattcaTCTGTTTGTTGCATTTAAGAATTACTGTGTGCTGTAATAATGCACTACCtttaaatagttgttttaaaGTTGCTTTTGCTTGAACATAAGAGTGTAAATAAGGAATAAAGACTCTTGAAAATCTTAATACATGTGAAAGTTTCTTAAGACATGatttgtattcatgttggtttcaaatggttctaaaaaaaaaaaacgttataccATTTTCAAGAATAGCTTCAATATTCTCTCAAATGTGgtgacaaaataaaagtaaaaatagtttATTACACCTAAATACATGTGAGGGTACACATCTTAATCATAATTTTgctaaaactttaatattttaatgactatttcaatataagtatattttattatattaaaaacttaTATAAATTCCTGACTAGATGACATTTTACAACTAAACTAGTTTAGTCTTAAACAGGTCAAATTATGTGATATTTTATAAGACTTAACATtaacaaaaagtctaaattattcatttattttagagtatacattaaattaaattgactatatgtgtgtgtgtgtgtgtgtgtgtgtgtgtgtgtgaatgtgtatgtgtgtgagtatatgtatatatatatatatatatatatatatatatatatatatatatatatatatatatatatatatatatatatatatatatatacacactacttgtctatatatatatatacatattacttttatatatatattacttgtcATATCTACTCATTTTATAAATcagaatttacaaaaaataaatagtgtgTCACATAAGTGACCAATTTGCAACATTTGTGTGTCTCACCTCTTCTGCTATGGCAGATGGTTTTCTACTGGTTCTTCTGTTTGATGGAGGCCCCTCAGGAGCTGTGGATGTCCTTCTGTTTCGGGACATTATATCAGTGAAAGTTGAAGTCTTTCTGTTTCTGGGACCCTGCTCTGGTATGGCAGATAGTTTGCGGCCTGGAACACCATCATCTTGGACCGATCTTCTGTTCCGGGCCAGTATGTCTGTAAAGGTTGAAGATTTTCTGTTGCGGGAAGCCTCTTCCGGAACGGAACTGAGTTTTCTGTTTGGAGAGTTTCTAACATTTCTCATCCTCTGGAAATAATGAGACATTAAAACTTTCAGAAGTGTATTctaaaatgattttttctttttttttgattaatgacCTTATTAAAAAACCTTTATTGCTGGTCTTAACTGGTCTCACAGTGTGTCCAAGCTAGTTTTTAGCTTGCCAGCCAGCTATCTGACCCGCTGTTTTTTGTTCAgcattaaaacatatattaaaaaaggAGTTTCCTCACCTGGTCCAGGCCCACCATATGGCTGAGGCGTCTATCCTGTCTGGAGGCCACATCCTTCTGAAGAGAGCGTTCAGCAAAGGCAGGTCCACTTCTCAAGACCCCCTGAGCCTTTGGTTCAGGAAGATCACCCATAAATCTTAAAATCATCCACCAAACTGTTAGTGAAGCCTATGGAGAAGAAGAGAGGAGCGGTAGTAATGTGACACATCAGCATAACAGAAATTGTGCTGTGGAGAAAAGAAGATCATAGATCAACCAAAAGCAGGTCAAAGTCAATGGCGGATTTACCTGGACGTCATTCTCGTCCTCATGGTAGAGCAGAGGCTGATGTAGTCTCTGgcgtatgtgtgtgggtgtggcaGCACCCTGGAAGTACATGGAAGCAAACTTGGAGAACGAGTACTCATCCAAATCATCATAGTCTTCCTCCGGAATCGCCATCATTGGAGCATCATCCAGATCCACCTCTTCAAGCACTGCTCGCTTTCCCTCCAAGTCctaaacacacaaaatgtgttgtttttattgttctgGTTTTCTAAacgttaacattattttttttgagaAGTTTGATGTCTCACCTCAAAGCCCACAGGTGCCTGGCCCTCCTGTCCGCCAACCATGCTAGGCAAAAAGCCAAAAATATCATCCACCATTTCCTGGTCTGTGATGGATTCCAACTGATCAGCCGCCTCTCTTTGTTTTTTCTGCCGCAGAATTTCGTCAAGCCTCCTCTGTCTCTCTAGAGCAGCAAGTTCTTCTGCTCTACGATCCTTAAGTGAGAGGAAAGCCTGCAAACCATGGAGACAGCAACAGATGAAGACGACATCTAGCAAACGGTCATCTAAACATGGTGAAAAGGTCCTACATCTCTCTTCATCTTTTTGACAGCTTTTCTGGCTAGAGTTCCTCTGGTGTAAGCCTGCAGGAGGACCACTGCCGCTCTCTTTCGTTTCCACTCCTTCCTCGCCAGGCAGCCGCGAGTCTGAGCCTGAAGCAGAACGGTCGCTTGTCGCTTCTGTTTAAAGTGCCAGGCCATCTGACGAGAGCGAACTTGAGCACGCAGACGGGCAAAACCCAACTGGACCTGCAGAAAGACAAGTGACATATGTACAAGCAATGACTTGCATCTTTTAGAATGTGCCAGTCTGGAGTTAGAGGACAACTTACCACTCTGTAAAGTTTTCTGTCTTTGTGTCCACGCCACGTTTTCTGTATGGTCACAGCTGCTCTTCTCTTTCTCAGGAACGCTTTCCTGCAAGCAAGCAAAATGGCTACTTGCAAACCagtgtttaaacattttctctaCAATCCTAGGAGATTatcctcagtttttttttttacctgtgtttATAACCTCTCAGGACTCTCTGAATAAGAAGTGCCTTCTCGTTGAGAGCCTTGTCTCGTGCCAGTTCCAAAAAAGTGTCATGGAAATCCTGATCCAAATAAGGATCCCATTAGAACAGATCTATTTGAAAAAAGTTGTAATGGTACCTGTAAAATTCACTCCAGTACCTTCAGGAACACTTTAGTCTTGCCGATCTTCCAGTCCTCTTCAATCAGAACGTTCTCACAGATACTTTCGCAGCATTTCTTGGCACTctcctttaaaataatatttaatattaatattaagggTGCAATAATGCAAACAAATTACTCCTTTTTTACTAATTATCCATCCTCCAAAATCTGTGAAACAAGATCAATTTACTTAAGCAATGCTTCAAgatatttaccgtattttttggactataagtcgcacctgagtataagtcgcatcagtccaaaaatacatcatgacgaggaaaaaaacatatataagtcacactggactataagtcgcatttatttagaatcaagaaCCAAGAACATTAccctccagccgcgagagggcgctctatgatttcagtgtagactacaggagaactgagcagcatggagcgccctctcgcggctgtagacggtaatgttttctcttggttaatttctcttggttcatgtcaaattgattttgataaataagtcgcacctgactataaatcgcaggaccagccaaactatgagaaaaagtgcgacttatagtccggaaaatacggtaagattatttttaaagaacgtacatttaatattcattaatagGAATGTATTTTGTCTCCTAAAGCGAAATGGCTAATATCGTTTAAAGAACTTTCAAAACCTGTTCCAATGTAAACTACAGAAACATCAGCAACACTTAATTCATGCCCAACAACACCACATTTGCATATTTTCATCACTGAAAGCATGTCTCACAGTTTTGGGGTCACAAACACTGGACTTGAGCAGCACACGGTAGCGCTCTTGAAACTCGTCAAACGTGTGACGTATGGGATAGCCGGCCTTCCTGATGCGGATAGTCTCCATCATTCCAGAGTAGCGAAGTTGACGGATACACAGTTCCCTGTCAAAGAGCTGAAACAACGATGGAAAAGTGGGTCACTTAAAGAAAAGTGAGGTCGTGGACGGAGAAAATGAGCTGAACCTACCATAGGCTTCTTGAAGTCATTGGGTTTAATACAGCGAATGAAGAAAGGCTGACAGGCAGTTAGAGTCTTCATTAAAGAGTCCAGGGACTGCCGAAACTGGCCAGATAATGTAGGCACACGCTTCTTTGACTCTGTTGTTTGCTAAAGGAGTTGCACATTAAAGGTAAGgcaaatgtaaaatgattttattatgttAAATCAACAGAAGAGTGGAAGCTGTTATAGTATTTATAACCTAAATGCCAGTGTTTAGCTGGTGTTAACATACCCGCAGTGAGTTCCTTGGGGTGAAGACAGTGTGGTTGGAACTAGTTTTCGTCTCTGCGGTGCCGAGCTCATTGCGGAATATCTGTTTCAGCAGCTTATTGGATGATGTTTGTATCAGCTGGATGACATCACTGCTCAGAGCATCTCTGTTCTTCTCAAGGAAACCTTTATGCACAGTAAATTTCATGACACATTCTGGATGTTCAGCTAAAAACGAATGTGAACGTACACTGTGGTGAGCCTGTATTACCTTTGGTGTCATAGTAGACAACTCCAGCAAAATGCTTGATTCCAAACTGTGCCTCGTGATTATTTTTGGGGGGCATGTAGATGCCCCCCTTCCCATGAAGCTGATTCATTTTGTTAAGCATGGTAGCATCTGTGCCCTGGAAAAAAGTTGTTCATAATAACTGTATATTAATATTGAAATTCAGTATAACTACTTGACTTCTAGACACGTGGAATGATTATCAGTTATCAAAGGAAAGCCAATATTGTAAATACAAGCAAATATAGTTTATAACCTTAGGGAAGAGACTCTCTTCATCAATAAGAGAGAGAATGTTGAGAGGCTTTACAGCCAGCACGTCAAGCGTATGCTGGTTGTCGTTAAATTCAATGATCTTCCAGATGATGTCTTCACGGACATATTCCTGTTGTTCAAGCTTGAAGACGTGCTTCACAAAGAACTGCTGAAGCTGCTCATTGGCAAAGTTGATGCAGAGCTGTTCAAAGCTACAGGAATCACAGATAAGATTAAGATAGATCAGATAATTCTGGGATCATTTACATGTAATgttcatgtagttccaaaccctgTGAACTTTCGAAGAATATCCTTGTTGCcatttccatataatgaaagtgaatataCAAGTGGAGTCATGCGctacattcatatattttattcattgaaACTCAAATTTGTTGATTTTACAGCCCTAAAATCATTTGGTTGGTCGTCAATAGCATCAAATGTCATTGATTCTTATGCGTTTTGTGACCAACTCTGACTAACATTTCAAACTTCCTGTGACACATGTAATGGGTAATATTTATCATGAGATCTACAGCAAGTGGGGGAGTAAGATTTTCAGAGAAGACCACTTCTTCACACCACCTTCATATGACAACCGGAGACTTTTGCACATAAGGTCTGTAAACCacttttcttttttgattcattcaaaaggAAAAGAGCAGGTTAGATATTCTTCAAAAATCCAATTTGTGTTCCAGAGAAGACAGAAAGCCATAAGGGTTTCTAATGACATGAAAGAcgacatgcatatatttatattacaaaccTGTTGCTGTTGAAGTTTTCAAAGCCGAAAATGTCCAACAGACCAATCGAAAGTCGGACATGTTTGGGGTCATCAGGAGGAGGTTTGTAAACGGCACTGTTGATTTTCTCCACAATCCACACAAACAGCCTTCCATAGATGGCCTGCACACAGAAAGAAGATGAGAACTCTATATTGGAGTATATTAGATCTGACATAAAACACTGATTGAAACTAGATTCAAATGCACAACCTTTACAAAGGCGTCTCTGCCATCCACTGCTTGCGCTGAGGTCAGAGGTTTAGACACACTCTCCCTGTTGGTCATCAAAGAGCGCTGTGTCAAGCTCACTTCCAGGGCATTTGGGGCCAcctaaaaatacatgaaatcaaatCAGATCTATGCTCACAGACAAAATTGGTTTCTAAAATAAGGGCTGGTTTTTTTCCCAATTACCTCTAATAACTGTGCGGCCATTTTGAAATGCATTGAGGAGAGAACAGTGGAGCCTTCAAGGTTGTTCTTGATggtttcttaaatattaaaaatggaaataaaagctTATATAAGCATTtcctctaaaaaaataaataaataaaacatcaagttGATGTCTCTTCTACTACTCGCCTTCAAAGTCTACATTCCCCATGTGAAGGATGGCAGCCAGAAGTTTGTTAATTTCCCATGTGTCATTTTCTGAGAATGTCAGGATCTTCATTGCTGAACGGAAGCTGGCGTACTCTTTCATGTCATCCCGTCCTTCGCATGTAGTGCACTGACCCTAAAATACAACAATTATATTTAACGCAATGATGATTAGTAGGATAGTTTACCCCCcaaaaatgtcatgtttcatttattcatcctcatgttgtttcaaatctcTACATGTACAGTATGACTTTCTTGTAAGGAACACAAACGAGCTTTATGTTCTATTGTGTTGATCAGAAGAAATTCTTATGACAAAAAAATCAATCACATTAATGGCACTTTAATCTACCTGTCCATTCTCGTTCCAAAATGACTGTGTTGTAACAAatgtaaatacacattaaaagTGGGAGTAAAGAGTAAAGACATAGCATATGATGATCAGTACCATGGTGAGATAGTTGTATTCTGCAGCATTTCCTAAAGACAGGATCTTCTTTTGGTCAGAAGCCATTCCCATAAGCATGCAGTAAAAGATGTGGTAATTTCTCTCTTGtgaggcctgtgcaaaaaaataaactattatttatttggtttaacatttaatttgctgTATCTTGACTTGAAAGATTTCTGTCTGATTCTAATCTCATATCAGGACGGTTTACCTGTCGGCAAACACGTGATTTCTCAAGCAGGTACTGTTCAATGCGGGCCCCCTCGATTGCTCCATTTTTATTGAAGTGGATGTCAATGTATTTTCCAAAGCGGCTGGAGTTGTCGTTGCGGATGGTCTTTGCATTACCAAAAGCTGCAAGATAAGACTTGATGTAAATACTGAAATGCTTATCTGAGGAACTATAAAGATGAGTGATGCATCCTTTATGTTTCCCATACCTTCTAAGATAGGGTTGGCTTCTAGAATCTGCTGCTCAATCCACGAACGCTGCCTACTCACTGCAGCGAAAAACTGAAGCATGAGTTTGGTACTCTCTGTTTTTCCTGCTCCAGACTCCCCACTGACGAACACAACACATACAGACACTCTCAGATCGCAACAAACAGATGATGCTAACAGAATGTATGACAGATGTTGGAGTCACGAAAATACAGTCCATGTTTGTTTGGGGTGTTTGAATAGCTGCATATAACAGATACAAATTTGCAAATTACAGTACAACATTGCTATAAACGGAAACCGTTCACTCTACAATTAATATTATGTTAGTTACAAAccctttaaaagtttttttcaatataatgaaAATGAGGACTGGAAATATTCACATGTATTTAGGTGTATATattcacataatttatatatagagaatatatttttcttaaatatatatatatatatatatatatatatatatatatatatatatatacacatacatacatacatatatatatatatatatatatatacacatgcatttgtatgtatttgactttacataataaatatacacagtacacaaacacatatactatgtaaacaaaattggacaaaaaaaaaagtttaaaatcccTAACTacaaaatgtcagtttttttaaCCCAAGTATGAAGGACTGAAAGACCTAATGATGCAGCACTGGTCTTTGCGGTTCCGTCGCATGTTGAAGAAACAGCTGTCTGCGATGGCGAAGACGTGCGGGGGGAGATCACCCAACCGTCGGTCTGTGTACTGCTCCACCTGCTCTGGAGTGTAGATTGGCAGCAGCTGGTAAGGGTTCACCGCAACCAGAATCGACCCGGTGTATGTCTGTCAAAACAAACCAACCAAAAAGTTGTTTCAAGGTCCCTTTGGGGAAAAAATCTACAAAACCTTTGCAGTTGGAAgggtaatacatttataatgagtaTTGTTCAGTGTGTGAACTGTCCTTTAATACAGCTGGACTTCAAGTTAGAAGGTTGAATTTACTATATAATAGGCATGTCAATGTTGTATAACAACATGAAGCATTCGTCGAACTCAGAGCTGGCTGTTTCTATAGAAACAATCTTGTTATTAAACAGGAAGGGCAAAGAACAGCTGGTGAATGAACTGAATTTGGGGAATTAAGTGGACAGATCAATCCCTATTCTTATTAACTTCACAAATCTTGAAAGCTACTATTCATGTCTATATAGGTTTAAATTCATACATGATTTATCGAATGCAGTAGCTAAAAACTCACATAGATTGCTCCTTCTTTGTAGCGCACTAGAAGGTTTCGTAACAGTCCAGCCTCATTTAGGTCACCCAGACGTATCATATCATCCACACCCTTCACTGAGGTGGGATGCATGGGCTTCAGAGAGTTGTCCTTCTTAATCTTGTGCTCCTGGAAATCATGCCATAGAAGATGTCAGCTCCACTTCTAAAGCCAAGAGCAGAAATGAACCGAGACTGGCTGCATATTACCTTTCCCTCATCGTCGATGAGCTGAAGTTGGCCCGTGTCTGAAAGTCGGACTTCAGCTCCGATTTGGACCCCATCACTGCAGTCCACCCACACATAGTCTCCCTAAAGGGGATAATTCATATTTTAGGCTATGCATTAAACCATTACCACTACTTAATGTATATGTTAGAAGACGACTGATAATATACTTGAAATCTTCAACCTGTTAACTGTAACTCACAATTTTGAaaagacttgaaagtgcatgatccaaacctacatttttataattcatgactgaaaacattttgtaacatgactttgatgttttgttttcatggtaatgcaatggtttattttaaaatgggatTCAAagaatgaattttgagattttaagttttcaagtgatatatcatttctgatgatttctgaagcgtgatagagaaaaaggaaataaagactttttttgaCAAAAGGTCAGTTATGATGTAGgcttttgaggtgcactcttgccttaaattaatctattactcttcctatatatatattttttttaaaaagattgataaaatatctatttaagagtcttagacctttccaatgatatatagtttgtcatgattacaTTAGTATTTAATGGTAATAAAGTGAAGTAAACGTAGGTGTCCCATATACTGGACGGGTGACAGGTAACATGTTAAGACAGAATGTTTATAATATGCTGTCTTCCTGGACATgaaccatggtattaccatattATCCTTTGAAGTAGAACCATGATTACAGTATTTAAGCTGTACAGCTATATGTACGTTTACATAATAAAATtgattattaatttgtatttagcTATGAATTAACATCAAATTAATATAGGACAAGAAGCACCAAAGCATCACGGTAACGCCATGTCAAAACAATTTACCTTGCTTAAAACCACCATGACTGAGTCCTCCCGTCCCCCAGCCTGGACATTACAACAAGAAGACAAATGTTACAAGCAAATATTGCAAAGGAAAATTCATTAGTGGAGCTTATGAACAAAGGCAAAACGGCGTGTAACATACACATTACCTGAAGTCCAACAAAACCACTGAAATTGTTTAAACCTAAACCATAACAAACCCAATGTGAGCTACCTATACCTGTGGATATTCTGTGAAGTCTCCTGATCTAGAAGGATTTTTTTGTCGCTCTTCTTTGAAGCCAGAACAGATCCCCACAGGTTGAGTGTTCAGTCAAAAGAAATGACTGCTTGGAAACAACAAGTGTTTATGATACTTTGACTTTGAACCCTGACTAACACATCCATAATGATAAATACAAGGAAGCTATGTACTCCAAATCAGATCAAAACGCTGTTATTAGTAAATTATAAATACCACAGAATAGCAGAGTAAAGAATATTAAGAAGATAAACCATCTTTTAAAATGAACGCTAGTAAAATTGCAACAGAAAAGCAGTGTGGACCTGCACATTGATGTAAATAGCAATCTACAgaacaaaattaagataaaataacaaaacaataaaaaatcatttatCTGACCATTTTCAGTATtacatgtttgtttctttttaacaGTAAAGTGATGAACCTTTGGACCCGCGTGACAACATATCCTCTGAGCTCTGATCATAACGGGGCAATCAAGCTGTAAATAGCATAGTGTCATAGTAACTCAGGGTGGAGCCATTCTGGAAAGCCGTATTTCCATCGGCCAATGATAAACTACACTGCAAGAACTCGCACAATAATTAAGAGTTTATGTGGTGTGGTGTTTTTTGGTCACATGCAGTTTATAGAACAGGTTCTCTCAACAGAGTCAagaatgaacagaaaaaaaataaaatatatatatccttaGCAAACAACATTTTTGACCTTAACCTACAGGAAGAAACAAGGTTAGATAAAATATCGGGACACAATCAGTGCAGGAATGCTTAcggtcattttttttcttcttcacatcATGAAGGTCAATAATTTATtacacattgtaaaaaaaacactaaaaaaaatactaactttacctaacataaattaaaattcaaCTAAGCTATTTTTAAGATGGTTTGAAACATTAAATGTCTGCAATCACCCTTTACTAGATTGATTTAGAGTAAATCAAAGACTACTTTAAACATTTCTGAATGATGAAAATGGTAAACATCTTCAAAATATTAGAAACACGGTTTTGAACAATGTGGAAACTGTTCTAACGATAATGAAAGGGGTTTACGGATTACTAGTGAAAGAGCAGGCCAGATTTCCTGCTGCATATCTGATTTTTCAATGGTTttgttaaagaagaaaaaaaaaaaagatccccaACAACTTTCTGTAGCTCAAAAAGTAGAGCATGGCGCTAACAATGCCAAGGTGATGGGTTGAttctcagagagagaaagaactggTAAAATATACTTTGAAAGCAACACAGCtctctggataaaagcatatgCAAATGGAAACAATGTACTGACTACAGCGATCATTATATTCAAAATCTAAAATCTACTTTCCTAAGTtctttcggtagcactttattttacagtcctgttccccatgtacatactatgtacttattatagtaattacaataactatgaaataactaggtactaaccctgaacctacccctaaacctaaccctaccccattgtagttaccttgtattaccagaactttcttagataaatacactgtaagaaCACTAtgagtacatgtaagtacatgtactgttaaataaagtgcaaccgttcTTTCACTAGCCAAGTCTTGAGAGGTGTGTGTACTTACTAAACAAGGCTCTTTGTAAATGTATCCAGTTTTACTGCAATAGCACATAACAGTtacacacagaaaaataaaagaatctaagaatgaaaaaaaaaaaaaaaacaccttacaaaagtcaaattatttttcaagCCCAGAACATTATATCTgcaaaacagcacaaaaaaagaCTCGGTGAAAACCACATCACTTCCATTAAGAACAATTTTCTTACAATGAAACATAAAACGTTAGACACAATCTTATAATATAAATCCACATAATTATACCGACTCTTTCAAGAACACATTTGACTGCTTTGTACGACCATCAGTCACTATAACGCTTGAATGTTTACagtgatgaaaagaaaaaaaacctagaAGGGTTAGAGGGCATTATATCTGGTTAGTACAAGACTattaacacacattttcaaagtgGAATTTCTAACTAATCTCGGACAGATTACCTTCAATTTTTgtagtaaaagaaaaaagaaaaccccAAAGTTTCACCCATGTTACAAGGCACCAAAACATGGAAAGCTAACACACTCTTGCgagcatgtgcatgtgtgcatcGTGTACTTGGTGTGAATCAAACTAGATACAGGAGTTACATGTAGCAAACATTTCTGATCTTTAAAGTCCATTACAGCAAAAGCATCGCCTCTAAAActaaagactaaaataaaaataagacaacaTGTTTCTTTTAAATCGAAATACTTAAAGAATTTCTTTAGCGGGGAAACAACAACCATTGGTTAACCAGGCTGCCTCATACCTAATGGACAGTTTGACAGTCCACAGTAAGCAGCAGTTCCTGTAAAAACAGTTCAATGGTTTACAaccgtctctttctctctctctctctcttttcgaGACTGTAAAAGAAAGTAGATGATTGTGCACAGCAACCTGATAAACCATGACAGGTCCAGCTTTTGAAGAGTATTTCTGTGTTCGACTCCGCTGAAAGACAAAGATAAACCCGGTGGAGTGGCATCTATGCCCGATCCTTGCGCTTTAACTTGGAGCTCTTTTTGGGGGTCCCATTCTTGTTGAGCAGCTTCAAGACTCTGTCCTTATGGTCCAGTACTTTCATCATGGTGTCGCGAGCTTCAGTCACCTGATCCATCACAAGCTTGCAGCGCTGCATATTGCCCTGAACAGAGTAGGTCAAAAGGTCATGAATGTATTTCCAGTTAAGTTGTGCTTTGGTTTTTGGGCCAGTTGTTACATGCCTAGATCTAATTGGCATCAAATTCATGATAGTCATTAAAGGGAAAGaatatttatatcattatttcCTCACTCTGGTGTTGTTTCAATGCTTTTTTGTAATAAAGTGATTTTAGCACTCCTCCATATATTGACAatgaagtcaaaaaaaaaatataaagtatgaTCACAGAATGGTCTTGTGCAACACTTGCCATATATTCCAAGTGTTCTGGACATACATGATAGGGAtttgcaaataataattattattattattattattattatttaataaaactccTGACCTTGGCTGTTGCTTTCTTGTACACAACTACATCATTCACAAAACACTAATTGGTGCCTCAGTTTACTTTTTCACCCCACCTTTACTCAAACCCCCAGAGCAATTGAAATATATACAACACATGTTGCATGGGACAATTCTTTGATACTtttgtatcttaaaaaaaaaaagactgctgcTGGTCACCATTCACTCATTATATTGAGCTAGAGCATTATATTTGTCAAAAATTTCCCCTTTTTGGTCCAAAGGTTATAAAAAGTATATGCAGAGTTAAGAAAAATACcaggtgattaaatgatgactttTTAATGATGATAGTTCctcagacttttttttaatgatgattacatttcttttgatgaaaaaaaaaaaaccccaaaaatgaacagatttagaaaaaaaaaaatgaatatataggTGGGAAGTGTACATTTTAGGTGCTGTATCTATTCAGTATTTCTCTTTCAAGGTGGTTTTGGGCATCAGCTCCATGGTGGCTAGGTAATCTTGAGATACTAACTTGTATGAGCTCATTGATGCGGTGCAGATCATCGTCAGCTCCAGCCCTCTTCTTTGGGATGAGGCCTTCCTGCAGGGTGGTCAGC
The Carassius auratus strain Wakin chromosome 31, ASM336829v1, whole genome shotgun sequence DNA segment above includes these coding regions:
- the LOC113050618 gene encoding unconventional myosin-VIIa-like, which gives rise to MVVLSKGDYVWVDCSDGVQIGAEVRLSDTGQLQLIDDEGKEHKIKKDNSLKPMHPTSVKGVDDMIRLGDLNEAGLLRNLLVRYKEGAIYTYTGSILVAVNPYQLLPIYTPEQVEQYTDRRLGDLPPHVFAIADSCFFNMRRNRKDQCCIISGESGAGKTESTKLMLQFFAAVSRQRSWIEQQILEANPILEAFGNAKTIRNDNSSRFGKYIDIHFNKNGAIEGARIEQYLLEKSRVCRQASQERNYHIFYCMLMGMASDQKKILSLGNAAEYNYLTMGQCTTCEGRDDMKEYASFRSAMKILTFSENDTWEINKLLAAILHMGNVDFEETIKNNLEGSTVLSSMHFKMAAQLLEVAPNALEVSLTQRSLMTNRESVSKPLTSAQAVDGRDAFVKAIYGRLFVWIVEKINSAVYKPPPDDPKHVRLSIGLLDIFGFENFNSNSFEQLCINFANEQLQQFFVKHVFKLEQQEYVREDIIWKIIEFNDNQHTLDVLAVKPLNILSLIDEESLFPKGTDATMLNKMNQLHGKGGIYMPPKNNHEAQFGIKHFAGVVYYDTKGFLEKNRDALSSDVIQLIQTSSNKLLKQIFRNELGTAETKTSSNHTVFTPRNSLRQTTESKKRVPTLSGQFRQSLDSLMKTLTACQPFFIRCIKPNDFKKPMLFDRELCIRQLRYSGMMETIRIRKAGYPIRHTFDEFQERYRVLLKSSVCDPKTESAKKCCESICENVLIEEDWKIGKTKVFLKDFHDTFLELARDKALNEKALLIQRVLRGYKHRKAFLRKRRAAVTIQKTWRGHKDRKLYRVVQLGFARLRAQVRSRQMAWHFKQKRQATVLLQAQTRGCLARKEWKRKRAAVVLLQAYTRGTLARKAVKKMKRDAFLSLKDRRAEELAALERQRRLDEILRQKKQREAADQLESITDQEMVDDIFGFLPSMVGGQEGQAPVGFEDLEGKRAVLEEVDLDDAPMMAIPEEDYDDLDEYSFSKFASMYFQGAATPTHIRQRLHQPLLYHEDENDVQASLTVWWMILRFMGDLPEPKAQGVLRSGPAFAERSLQKDVASRQDRRLSHMVGLDQRMRNVRNSPNRKLSSVPEEASRNRKSSTFTDILARNRRSVQDDGVPGRKLSAIPEQGPRNRKTSTFTDIMSRNRRTSTAPEGPPSNRRTSRKPSAIAEEAEDGSDVLKQPTVQTISEEDEMNTDGLTLDRPMTSLEKLHIIVGYAIVRRDLRDEIYCQICKQLQENSNRGSFYRGWILLSICLGIFPPTERFIKYLQSFLRFGPVGYAPYCADRLRRTVANGVRGEPPSWLELQATKSKKPMVISVTMMDGRNISVPVDSASTSKEVCQMLSQKVKLQDTFGFSLYIALYEKVWSLGSGREHVMDSISQCEQEVKKKGGQEQHAPWRLYFRKEIFAPWHDCSQDNVSTDLIYRQVIRGLKSGEYQCEKEEDYVALVAKHFYVQFGSDMSMENTMTVVKECIYSKLLEAKSEEKWIQMVNTAHAQGPLINSRTKSDKVKAEVVDYARQKWSMLFSKFFEVAKISGPPLPKSKFICAINSTGITFLDEREKNLLVLSYPELTGVNTIRDRKCVCLLSLKGDFTLNAVMAAEISDLVAMFLAGLIQRSQFAVALQEVNRQDDRTFLSFKRAELIFLIKDDEFSVSHGWLKGKNERTGEIGAVPADAVLILPTLTKPTNEVLSLISLSPDQRKTIIDNTVKGTITERIAPSTLKDFSVEYFRQPIKDVNRQVISKNAAPEKLWANSREPIRQPLLKRLVGNPDLSPLACNAFTAILKYMGDYPTRQVQSPLELTDQIFGPPAENEELRDEIYCQIMKQMTSNNNRYSVEQGWQLLWLCCGLFPPSNSLVKHAQRFIETRKREPLATDCLQRLQAARRMEPRKLPPHQVEVDAIQQNSTQIFHKIFFPNDTHEIFEVATNTKIKDLVQTIANKLMLSSADGFSIFVKTPDKVLSLNETDYIFDSLRQITDWSRRAKRVNQAGNPVNVSYTVYFMRKLWFSIVPGRDVEADLIFHYPQELPKYLRGYHRCTKEEMVMLGALLFRVKVDNDKSQFPMIPRMLKDLVPNDQLKAMSADEWKKHIIAEYNKQTGTTVEQAVIGFLKIIYKWPTFGCAFFDVKQTSEPNFPDIVRIAISRQGITIIHPKTKDILAVHPYNKIANWCSGSTYFHMTVGNLVRGNKILCETSLGYKMDDLLTSYVNMYLNEKRGQRRNQHFDE